From Bdellovibrio bacteriovorus, a single genomic window includes:
- a CDS encoding sensor histidine kinase: MTRFSRMKFSQKIFLAIFGTASFSALILCLSLYATLSRYQSSDFEDSYVDHMNLFGKALGRIESAQARIALNAAKAVELRDQDIKGKWTNKDLRALADELGVSEVNVFNQDGKALAYSDDLPEPLFTEFPDLLTINSLVYQTHLLRDSDSKVRHHTILRTKDLNRYIEAALYFDAVTLLLKEMAEHDVDNLVIEMFGPDGKSLGRIQKEDFTEALDLSKSLSLQDGAHWDQGRLIVLASSTNANQKTYRLAAVISDRFLRQGLQKIQMTLAVAALILILISWVLSQALTKTLLAKVETIRSLLSRITRDQDYSKRVSIVEKSKDELDELGGNLNHMLETLQAHQFQLLGAERDKARAQIAAQVAHDIRSPLMSMNMALSQIESPQKESLAIIKSAVARVAGIVQKLSSLSAKPDESAKTEEPKLTLMEPVIATVVNEHRVRKADHQNLIFTGMSATPHLWSVVQVNEIQTALSNMINNSFEAEATEVHLTLSEQPKAWTLEVKDNGKGIPSTIIDKIFERSFTFGKATGTGLGLFQAKAAIEWSGGTLELRSEEGKGTTFTIRIPREKTPGWLPSLIELADDQTICFVDDDAQILESWKAKAQVASLKQAHFFESIEALEKAFPLSDWPPTALLVIDQNLSETKKGLEVMSALAIGKRAYLCTTDFDEKWIQDQVRKINGFLIPKLLVSQFEIKVRGS; this comes from the coding sequence ATGACGCGTTTTTCAAGAATGAAGTTTTCGCAGAAGATCTTTTTAGCCATCTTTGGCACTGCTTCATTCTCGGCCCTGATTCTGTGTCTTTCGCTTTATGCGACCCTTTCCCGCTATCAATCCAGTGATTTTGAAGACAGTTACGTCGATCATATGAATCTTTTTGGTAAAGCTTTAGGGCGTATTGAATCGGCTCAAGCGCGTATCGCTCTGAACGCGGCTAAGGCTGTGGAACTTCGTGATCAAGACATTAAAGGGAAGTGGACGAATAAAGATCTTCGGGCTTTAGCTGATGAACTGGGTGTTAGCGAAGTGAACGTTTTCAATCAGGATGGCAAAGCCTTGGCTTATTCCGATGACTTGCCGGAACCTTTGTTCACAGAATTTCCGGATTTACTTACGATCAACTCACTTGTTTATCAAACTCATCTTTTACGTGATTCTGACTCTAAGGTTCGTCACCACACGATTCTGCGCACGAAAGATTTGAATCGTTATATTGAGGCCGCACTTTATTTTGATGCCGTGACACTGCTTTTGAAGGAAATGGCCGAACACGATGTGGATAATCTTGTTATCGAGATGTTCGGGCCCGACGGCAAGAGCTTAGGGCGCATCCAAAAAGAAGACTTCACCGAAGCTTTGGATCTTTCAAAGTCTTTGAGTTTGCAAGACGGCGCTCATTGGGATCAAGGGCGGCTGATTGTTTTAGCTTCTTCAACAAACGCGAATCAAAAAACTTATCGCCTAGCTGCGGTGATTTCAGACCGGTTTTTGCGACAAGGGCTGCAGAAGATTCAAATGACCTTGGCAGTCGCCGCCCTTATTTTAATTTTGATTTCTTGGGTGTTGTCGCAAGCCTTAACTAAAACTTTATTGGCTAAGGTTGAAACCATCCGTTCCTTGCTATCACGAATTACGCGGGACCAGGATTATTCAAAACGTGTGTCTATTGTTGAAAAATCAAAAGATGAGTTGGATGAGCTGGGCGGTAATCTGAATCATATGTTAGAGACCTTGCAGGCCCATCAGTTTCAACTTTTAGGGGCGGAACGCGATAAGGCTCGCGCACAGATCGCGGCGCAAGTGGCTCATGATATTCGCAGTCCGCTGATGAGTATGAATATGGCACTCAGCCAAATCGAAAGTCCGCAAAAAGAGTCGTTGGCGATAATCAAAAGCGCCGTCGCCCGGGTGGCTGGTATCGTACAGAAGCTGTCTTCATTGTCGGCCAAACCCGATGAGTCCGCTAAGACGGAAGAGCCGAAATTAACGCTGATGGAGCCGGTCATCGCAACGGTCGTGAACGAACACCGTGTGCGTAAAGCCGATCATCAAAATTTGATATTTACAGGGATGAGTGCGACTCCGCATCTTTGGAGTGTAGTTCAAGTGAACGAAATCCAAACCGCTCTTTCTAATATGATTAATAACTCCTTTGAAGCGGAAGCGACCGAAGTTCATCTGACTCTTTCCGAACAACCCAAAGCTTGGACGTTGGAAGTGAAAGACAATGGAAAAGGTATTCCGTCGACAATTATCGATAAGATTTTTGAACGCAGCTTTACTTTTGGAAAGGCGACGGGGACGGGACTAGGACTTTTTCAAGCAAAAGCCGCCATTGAATGGAGTGGCGGAACTTTAGAGCTGCGATCAGAAGAAGGCAAAGGGACAACGTTTACTATTCGCATTCCTCGAGAGAAAACTCCGGGTTGGCTGCCTTCCTTGATCGAATTGGCGGATGATCAAACCATTTGTTTTGTAGATGACGACGCCCAAATTTTAGAAAGCTGGAAAGCCAAGGCTCAGGTCGCCTCCCTAAAACAGGCCCATTTCTTTGAAAGTATCGAAGCTTTGGAAAAGGCTTTCCCACTATCTGATTGGCCCCCAACAGCATTGCTGGTGATTGATCAGAATTTAAGTGAGACTAAAAAAGGCCTTGAGGTGATGAGTGCTTTAGCCATCGGCAAAAGAGCTTATCTTTGCACCACGGATTTTGACGAAAAGTGGATTCAAGATCAAGTGCGCAAAATCAATGGCTTCCTGATTCCGAAATTATTAGTCAGTCAGTTTGAAATTAAAGTGAGAGGTTCCTAA
- a CDS encoding sigma-54-dependent transcriptional regulator: MRVLIVDDETLVRKTMQSQIESPHVVSLADSMEEALDILDKQVIDLAFVDLSLDDSTDRIGLQLIQEIAKSHPTTVVVAMTGHDEGPLVETCMKAGAVDYLLKPFDRTTLTQVLRKAPVLHRLLRRNQTLKHQAGSKLVQHINLYTKSPAFKAVLDTAKKIRGANQSILIRGESGSGKEIMAQYLWSLENDSSRPFIAVNCGAISGQLAESELFGHKKGAFTGATETRSGKFESADGGDIFLDELATLNMDIQVKLLRVLSSGDIYPVGQDVGKKVNCRTIAATNENLEELIKEKKFREDLFFRIKNFTITLPPLRERKEDILDLAHEFLRKGNYGDKHFSSQAEALLLSYSWPGNIRELKSAVEVASVLADGNELQPGDITPHLVQSAPVYEEVLKNHSITEIDEKALEGRFSHLVSEFELKLIDFAMQKKGSESAAARYLGIPRSTLGDLRRRLAGIKK; this comes from the coding sequence ATGCGTGTTTTGATTGTGGATGACGAAACGCTAGTAAGAAAAACCATGCAATCACAGATCGAATCACCGCATGTGGTTTCGCTCGCGGATTCTATGGAGGAAGCATTAGATATTCTGGACAAGCAAGTGATTGATCTTGCTTTTGTAGATCTGTCTTTAGATGACTCCACGGATCGTATTGGTTTGCAGTTGATTCAAGAAATTGCGAAAAGTCATCCAACGACGGTTGTTGTGGCGATGACTGGTCATGACGAAGGCCCTCTTGTGGAAACATGTATGAAGGCTGGCGCCGTTGATTATCTTCTAAAACCTTTCGATCGCACCACGCTGACTCAAGTTCTGCGCAAGGCTCCGGTGTTGCATCGTCTGCTTCGTCGAAATCAAACTTTGAAACATCAAGCAGGGTCAAAGCTGGTTCAGCACATCAATCTATACACAAAATCACCGGCCTTTAAAGCGGTCCTAGATACAGCCAAAAAAATTCGTGGCGCCAATCAGTCGATCTTGATTCGCGGGGAGAGTGGATCCGGTAAAGAGATCATGGCGCAATATCTGTGGAGTCTTGAAAACGACAGCTCACGTCCTTTTATCGCTGTGAATTGTGGAGCTATTTCGGGGCAGCTCGCAGAGTCGGAACTCTTCGGTCACAAAAAAGGTGCATTCACAGGGGCGACGGAAACTCGCTCAGGGAAGTTTGAAAGTGCGGATGGTGGAGATATTTTCCTAGATGAGTTAGCTACTTTGAATATGGACATTCAAGTAAAGCTGTTGCGTGTTCTTAGTAGTGGCGACATTTATCCAGTAGGACAAGATGTCGGTAAGAAAGTAAATTGCCGTACTATTGCTGCTACGAATGAAAACCTAGAAGAACTTATCAAAGAGAAAAAGTTCCGCGAGGATCTGTTCTTTAGAATTAAAAACTTCACGATCACTCTGCCACCGTTGCGTGAACGCAAAGAAGACATTTTAGATTTAGCGCACGAGTTTTTAAGAAAAGGGAACTATGGCGACAAACACTTTAGCTCTCAGGCGGAGGCTTTGCTCTTAAGCTATTCTTGGCCAGGAAATATCCGTGAATTAAAGTCGGCCGTGGAAGTGGCATCCGTACTTGCAGATGGCAATGAATTGCAACCCGGGGATATTACACCTCACTTGGTTCAGTCCGCGCCGGTGTATGAAGAAGTTCTTAAGAATCATTCGATCACGGAAATTGACGAAAAGGCTTTAGAAGGGCGCTTCAGTCACTTGGTTTCCGAATTTGAATTAAAGCTGATCGACTTTGCTATGCAGAAAAAAGGCTCTGAATCGGCAGCGGCTCGTTATCTAGGGATTCCAAGAAGTACTTTAGGGGATTTACGTCGTCGTTTGGCGGGAATTAAGAAATAG